A stretch of the Arthrobacter sp. PAMC 25486 genome encodes the following:
- a CDS encoding ABC transporter permease: MEGSTLLVLGPNAWLLLAVLLGLAAVVWRTALGRSPVQMLVAGVRALIQLAAVALVIAWLSDKGPLAFAFVALMFLVGVWTSGRRVAPDGRWWLAAVPLAAGVVPVALMMFAFGVLPFSALAIIAVLGQQIGGAMTSVTLAGRRIRDELALRQGEVEAAVALGFPWQAARAMVGRPVAGEAVLPSIDQTRTAGLVTLPGAFVGMILGGAAPLDAGLIQLLVLVSLLLVNAGAAATTLWLSCAGAWTRPRTRPRDIPAGKTPR; encoded by the coding sequence GTGGAAGGTTCAACACTCCTTGTTCTGGGTCCCAATGCGTGGCTCCTCCTTGCCGTGCTGCTTGGACTGGCCGCCGTGGTGTGGCGCACTGCCCTGGGCCGCTCCCCCGTGCAAATGCTGGTGGCCGGCGTCCGTGCACTCATCCAGCTGGCCGCCGTCGCGCTCGTGATTGCCTGGCTTTCGGACAAGGGGCCGCTGGCCTTTGCTTTTGTGGCACTGATGTTCCTTGTTGGCGTGTGGACGTCGGGCCGCAGGGTGGCTCCCGACGGTCGCTGGTGGCTGGCGGCCGTGCCCCTTGCCGCCGGTGTTGTTCCGGTGGCGCTCATGATGTTTGCCTTTGGTGTGCTGCCGTTCAGTGCCCTGGCCATCATCGCCGTCCTTGGCCAGCAGATTGGCGGGGCCATGACGAGTGTGACGTTGGCCGGGCGACGCATCCGCGACGAACTGGCGCTACGCCAGGGCGAGGTGGAGGCGGCCGTGGCACTGGGCTTCCCGTGGCAGGCCGCCCGTGCCATGGTGGGGCGGCCGGTGGCAGGTGAGGCCGTCCTGCCATCAATTGACCAGACCCGGACGGCCGGGCTGGTCACGCTGCCGGGCGCCTTTGTGGGCATGATCTTAGGTGGTGCCGCGCCGCTGGACGCGGGCCTGATCCAGTTGCTGGTGCTGGTGTCGCTGCTCCTGGTCAACGCCGGCGCCGCCGCAACCACGTTGTGGCTTAGCTGCGCCGGCGCATGGACGCGGCCCCGGACCCGGCCCCGCGACATACCGGCGGGGAAAACGCCGCGCTAG